One Senegalia massiliensis DNA window includes the following coding sequences:
- the der gene encoding ribosome biogenesis GTPase Der encodes MGRPILAIVGRPNVGKSTLFNRIAGKRISIVEDEPGVTRDRIYAEGEWLNNYFNMIDTGGIEPNSEDIILSQMRTQAEIAIETADVILFMVDGKEGLTSTDREVANMLRKSNRKVILVANKVDSHTPPNTIYEFYELGLSEPIMISASHGYGIGDLLDEVISNFPDDKDTGYEEDITRVAVIGKPNAGKSSLINKILGEDRVIVSNIPGTTRDAIDTPFNVGDEKYVFIDTAGMRKRKKITENIERYSVVRALTAIERSDVCLIVIDAEEGVTEQDKKIAGYAHDNGRAAIILVNKWDLIEKEDKTYLKFEKEVREGLPFMTYAPILLVSALTGKRINRILDLIKVVSNNHSMRIKTGVLNDIVGEAILMNQPPSDKGRRLKIFYATQAASKPPKFIIFVNDKELMHFSYARYLENQLRASFGLEGTPILFEFRERGK; translated from the coding sequence ATGGGAAGACCGATACTTGCTATAGTTGGAAGACCAAATGTAGGTAAATCGACTTTGTTTAACAGAATTGCAGGAAAAAGAATATCAATAGTAGAAGATGAACCAGGAGTTACAAGAGATAGAATATATGCTGAAGGTGAATGGCTAAACAATTATTTTAATATGATAGATACTGGAGGTATAGAACCAAATAGTGAAGATATTATTTTATCTCAAATGCGTACACAAGCTGAAATTGCAATAGAAACAGCAGATGTAATACTTTTTATGGTAGATGGGAAAGAAGGTTTAACTTCTACAGATAGAGAAGTTGCAAATATGCTTAGAAAATCTAATAGAAAGGTTATATTAGTAGCTAATAAAGTGGATTCTCATACACCTCCTAATACTATATATGAATTTTATGAATTAGGGTTATCAGAACCAATAATGATATCTGCAAGTCATGGATATGGTATAGGAGATTTACTTGATGAAGTTATATCTAATTTTCCAGATGATAAAGACACTGGATATGAAGAAGATATAACTAGAGTTGCAGTTATAGGAAAGCCAAATGCAGGGAAAAGTTCTCTTATAAATAAAATTCTAGGAGAAGATAGAGTAATTGTAAGTAATATTCCAGGCACTACAAGAGATGCTATTGATACTCCTTTTAATGTGGGAGATGAAAAATATGTTTTCATTGATACTGCTGGAATGAGAAAAAGAAAAAAGATAACTGAGAACATTGAAAGATATAGTGTTGTAAGAGCTCTTACAGCTATTGAAAGATCAGATGTATGTTTAATTGTAATTGATGCTGAAGAAGGAGTTACAGAGCAGGATAAAAAAATAGCTGGTTATGCACATGATAACGGTAGAGCAGCTATAATTTTAGTTAATAAATGGGACTTAATAGAAAAAGAAGACAAAACCTATTTGAAGTTTGAAAAGGAAGTTAGAGAAGGACTACCATTTATGACTTATGCACCAATATTACTTGTATCTGCTTTAACAGGAAAGAGAATAAATAGAATTCTTGACTTGATTAAAGTTGTATCAAATAATCATTCTATGAGAATAAAAACTGGAGTATTAAACGATATAGTTGGTGAGGCTATTCTTATGAATCAACCACCTTCTGACAAAGGTAGAAGACTTAAGATATTTTATGCAACACAAGCTGCATCAAAGCCACCTAAGTTTATAATTTTTGTAAATGATAAAGAATTAATGCACTTTTCATATGCTAGATATCTAGAAAATCAATTAAGAGCTTCTTTTGGACTAGAAGGTACACCTATTCTATTTGAATTTAGAGAAAGGGGGAAATAA
- a CDS encoding DUF512 domain-containing protein, which produces MELRNIDDNINIIESVKENSIAEELDVEVGDILISINNNEIKDIIDYKFHIADDYIVVTIKKLNGEIWDLEIEKEYDEDLGIEFSNSLIDKAKRCRNNCMFCFIDQLPENMRETLYFKDDDSRLSFLQGNFITLTNMSDEEIDRIIRYRISPINISVHTTNKELRKQMLNNKNAGKLYDILKRFNKANIKMNAQIVLIPGINDGIELKRTLNDLSKLYPNVESVAVVPVGITKHRAGLKKIDSYDKEKSIKLLKEVSSYQRKYLYEFGSRFIFASDEFYVLAAWKLPSYEDYEGFPQIENGVGLLRDFKSSIENELKNITNININKTVLLATGTLAYDYMKRIAKIISENISGLKIKVIEVKNDFFGHTITVSGLVTGRDLIKNVINEEFDELVIPESMLRSGEEVFLDDLTVSDIKNEIQKDIRISKVNGKDFINTLIN; this is translated from the coding sequence ATGGAATTACGTAATATTGATGATAATATAAATATAATAGAAAGTGTAAAAGAAAATAGTATAGCAGAGGAACTTGATGTAGAAGTTGGTGATATACTTATTTCTATCAATAATAATGAAATAAAAGATATTATTGATTATAAATTTCATATAGCAGATGATTATATAGTGGTAACAATAAAAAAGTTAAATGGTGAAATATGGGATTTAGAAATAGAAAAAGAATATGATGAAGATTTAGGTATAGAATTTTCTAATTCATTGATAGACAAAGCAAAAAGATGTAGAAATAATTGTATGTTTTGTTTTATTGATCAATTGCCTGAAAATATGAGAGAGACATTATATTTTAAAGATGATGACTCTAGGTTATCATTTTTACAAGGCAACTTTATTACTCTTACTAATATGAGTGATGAAGAAATAGATAGAATCATAAGGTATAGAATTAGTCCTATAAATATATCTGTTCATACTACAAATAAAGAATTGAGAAAGCAGATGTTAAATAATAAAAATGCAGGCAAATTATATGATATATTAAAGAGATTTAATAAAGCAAATATAAAAATGAATGCACAAATTGTTTTAATACCTGGAATAAATGATGGAATAGAACTTAAAAGAACTCTTAATGATTTATCAAAACTTTATCCAAATGTTGAAAGTGTAGCAGTTGTACCTGTGGGTATTACAAAGCATAGAGCAGGATTAAAAAAAATAGATAGTTATGATAAAGAAAAATCTATAAAACTTTTAAAAGAAGTAAGTAGCTACCAAAGAAAATATTTATATGAATTTGGTAGTAGGTTTATATTCGCATCAGATGAATTTTATGTTTTAGCTGCTTGGAAATTACCTAGCTATGAAGATTATGAAGGATTTCCTCAAATAGAAAATGGCGTAGGATTGCTTCGAGATTTTAAATCTAGTATAGAAAATGAATTAAAAAATATAACGAATATAAATATAAATAAAACAGTACTACTTGCAACTGGAACTCTTGCATATGATTATATGAAGAGGATTGCTAAAATTATAAGTGAAAATATTTCTGGATTAAAAATTAAAGTTATTGAAGTTAAAAATGACTTTTTTGGTCATACTATTACTGTTTCAGGTTTAGTTACAGGAAGAGATTTAATTAAAAATGTTATAAATGAAGAATTTGATGAACTTGTTATACCTGAATCAATGCTAAGAAGTGGAGAAGAAGTATTTTTAGATGATTTAACTGTTAGTGATATAAAAAACGAAATACAAAAAGATATACGTATATCTAAGGTAAATGGAAAAGATTTTATAAATACATTAATAAATTAG
- the glyA gene encoding serine hydroxymethyltransferase has protein sequence MKNLEKHDEELFNIINKEYKRQKEGLELIASENYVTDSVLEAAGSILTNKYAEGYPGKRYYAGCEFVDQAEDLARERLKELFGADHVNVQPHSGSNANLGVYFSILEPGDTVLGMNLSHGGHLTHGSPVNISGTYYNFISYGVNKDTHKIDYDEVLNIAKENKPKLIVAGASAYPREIDFSKFRDIADEVGAYLMVDMAHIAGLVAAGLHMNPVEYADFVTTTTHKTLRGPRGGAILCKSEYAKKVDKAIFPGIQGGPLMHIIAAKAVAFKEALSDDFKDYQKQVISNAKALAKGLVDRGLTLVSGGTDNHLILIDAKANGLTGKEAEKLLTDVDITVNKNTIPFDKESPFVTSGVRIGTPAVTTRNMKEEEMDIIADIIYRAITKKDDPEKLKNEVHELTAKFDLPSRVLI, from the coding sequence TTGAAAAATCTTGAAAAGCATGATGAAGAATTATTTAATATTATAAACAAAGAGTATAAAAGACAAAAAGAAGGGCTTGAGTTAATAGCGTCAGAAAATTATGTAACAGATTCAGTTTTAGAAGCTGCAGGAAGTATACTTACAAATAAATATGCAGAAGGATACCCTGGAAAACGATACTATGCAGGATGTGAATTTGTAGACCAAGCTGAAGACTTAGCTCGTGAAAGACTCAAGGAACTCTTTGGAGCAGATCATGTAAATGTTCAACCACATTCTGGTTCAAATGCAAACTTAGGGGTTTATTTTAGTATACTTGAACCCGGAGATACAGTTTTGGGTATGAATTTATCTCATGGTGGACACTTAACTCATGGTAGTCCTGTGAACATTTCTGGAACATATTATAATTTCATTTCATATGGAGTAAATAAAGATACTCATAAAATAGATTATGATGAAGTTTTAAATATAGCAAAAGAAAATAAACCGAAATTAATAGTTGCAGGAGCAAGTGCTTATCCAAGAGAGATAGATTTTTCAAAGTTTAGAGATATTGCTGATGAAGTTGGGGCCTATTTAATGGTTGATATGGCACATATAGCAGGACTTGTAGCAGCAGGTCTTCATATGAATCCAGTAGAATATGCTGATTTTGTAACTACTACAACTCACAAAACATTAAGAGGACCTCGTGGTGGAGCTATACTTTGTAAATCAGAATATGCAAAAAAAGTTGATAAAGCCATATTCCCTGGTATACAAGGTGGACCACTTATGCATATTATAGCTGCAAAGGCAGTGGCATTTAAAGAAGCTTTAAGTGATGATTTTAAGGACTATCAAAAACAAGTTATAAGTAATGCTAAAGCTCTAGCAAAAGGATTAGTTGATAGAGGACTAACACTTGTTTCGGGAGGAACAGACAATCACTTAATTTTAATAGATGCAAAAGCTAATGGCTTAACAGGAAAAGAAGCAGAAAAGCTACTTACTGATGTTGATATTACAGTAAACAAAAATACTATACCATTTGATAAAGAATCACCTTTTGTAACTAGTGGGGTAAGAATTGGTACTCCTGCTGTTACAACAAGAAATATGAAAGAAGAAGAAATGGATATAATAGCAGATATTATTTATAGAGCTATAACTAAAAAGGATGATCCAGAAAAACTTAAAAATGAAGTACATGAACTTACAGCTAAATTTGATTTACCATCAAGAGTGCTTATATAG
- a CDS encoding threonine/serine exporter family protein, producing MEKSEIKNLLILSILAGKIMLRNGAETYRVEDTITRICKSRNIDFVETFVTPTGIFLSVEHNDELFSYIKRINSISIDLHKIEKVNDFSRKFVSTNMSISEGIKTLTLIDKLDPYKNTLRYLFGGLAGSFFTLMFDGNLFDFIASFITSTSLVILLDFIKKLPLTFFLSNVIGGIFVTLFSVILYSFNIGNNINNVIIGSLMLLVPGVAITNAIRDSISGDFVSGISRAVEATIIALAIALGVGVTLRMVINTFGDIDSIRSAINALF from the coding sequence ATGGAAAAAAGTGAAATAAAAAATTTATTAATATTATCAATTCTTGCAGGAAAAATAATGCTCCGTAATGGTGCTGAAACATATAGAGTTGAAGATACAATAACAAGAATATGTAAGTCTAGAAATATAGATTTTGTAGAAACATTTGTAACCCCTACTGGTATATTCTTATCTGTTGAGCATAATGATGAATTATTTTCTTATATTAAAAGAATTAATTCTATATCAATTGATCTTCATAAAATTGAAAAGGTGAATGATTTCTCAAGAAAGTTTGTATCTACAAATATGTCAATTTCTGAAGGAATAAAAACATTGACTTTGATAGATAAGTTAGATCCTTATAAAAATACATTAAGGTATTTATTTGGTGGTCTCGCTGGAAGTTTCTTCACCTTAATGTTTGATGGTAATTTGTTTGATTTTATAGCTTCATTTATTACTAGTACATCATTAGTTATATTATTAGATTTTATAAAAAAACTTCCACTAACTTTTTTTCTATCAAATGTTATAGGCGGTATATTTGTTACTTTATTTTCAGTTATTTTATATAGCTTTAATATTGGAAACAATATAAATAATGTTATAATAGGATCACTTATGTTATTAGTCCCTGGGGTAGCAATTACAAATGCAATTAGAGACTCAATATCTGGCGACTTTGTATCAGGTATATCTCGAGCAGTAGAAGCTACTATAATAGCTCTTGCTATAGCTTTAGGGGTTGGAGTAACACTTAGGATGGTAATTAATACATTTGGGGATATAGACAGTATAAGGAGTGCAATTAATGCTTTATTTTAA
- a CDS encoding threonine/serine exporter family protein, with amino-acid sequence MLYFKHFIFAFISTVGFSIIFNISRDCIIKSGINGAVGWIIYIIFVEHLNSPVMGSFFGALSVGILGEFFARRFKKPATVFIIPGIVPLVPGSGMYYTMLAVTEKRFIDAAEIGSETIFIAAAIASAIIISISTAKIIRESRAKRLYK; translated from the coding sequence ATGCTTTATTTTAAACATTTTATATTTGCTTTCATTTCTACCGTAGGATTTTCAATTATTTTTAATATATCAAGAGATTGTATTATAAAGTCTGGTATAAATGGTGCTGTTGGTTGGATAATTTACATCATATTTGTTGAGCATCTAAATTCTCCTGTAATGGGCTCTTTCTTTGGAGCTTTAAGTGTGGGTATATTAGGTGAATTTTTTGCTAGAAGATTTAAAAAACCTGCTACAGTGTTTATAATTCCAGGAATAGTCCCACTTGTTCCAGGATCAGGTATGTATTACACTATGCTTGCAGTTACAGAAAAAAGATTTATTGATGCGGCAGAAATAGGAAGTGAAACTATATTTATCGCTGCAGCTATTGCATCTGCAATAATAATTTCTATTTCAACTGCTAAAATAATTAGAGAATCTAGAGCTAAAAGGTTGTATAAATAA
- a CDS encoding metal-sensitive transcriptional regulator translates to MKDIDTKKSSITRLRKIEGQIKGIQRMVEEDKYCADILTQIVAAKSALNKVGGIILENYTKNCIKKDIIEGKDSEEAIQNLINIIIKYNN, encoded by the coding sequence ATGAAAGATATAGATACTAAAAAGAGTTCTATAACAAGACTTAGAAAAATAGAGGGTCAGATAAAAGGAATTCAAAGAATGGTAGAAGAAGATAAATATTGTGCTGATATACTTACTCAAATTGTAGCTGCAAAATCTGCACTTAACAAAGTAGGTGGTATAATTTTAGAAAATTATACTAAAAACTGTATTAAAAAAGATATAATAGAAGGTAAAGATAGTGAAGAAGCTATACAAAATTTAATAAATATAATTATAAAATATAATAATTAA
- a CDS encoding SoxR reducing system RseC family protein, with amino-acid sequence MDQVGYVVEVKDNYAVVDVRRTSACGDKCSSCGGGCSIPAMRVNIKNTINARVGNFVEVEMETKTLMKSAFIAYIIPLVMLIAGISLGVYFFSNLGFQNYEILGVLTGLIALGIAYFLLRVIDNNIKKNKSTELKLVRVI; translated from the coding sequence ATGGATCAAGTTGGTTATGTTGTAGAAGTAAAAGATAATTATGCTGTTGTAGATGTAAGAAGAACTAGTGCATGTGGAGATAAATGTTCATCTTGTGGTGGAGGTTGTAGTATTCCAGCAATGAGAGTTAATATTAAAAATACAATAAATGCAAGAGTAGGGAATTTTGTGGAGGTAGAGATGGAAACAAAGACTTTGATGAAATCTGCATTTATAGCCTATATAATCCCTTTAGTAATGCTTATTGCAGGAATTTCATTAGGTGTTTATTTCTTTAGTAATCTAGGGTTTCAAAATTATGAAATTTTGGGTGTATTAACAGGATTAATTGCTCTAGGTATAGCTTATTTTTTACTTAGAGTTATTGATAATAATATAAAGAAAAATAAATCTACAGAGTTAAAACTCGTAAGGGTGATTTAA
- the aspS gene encoding aspartate--tRNA ligase, whose amino-acid sequence MIEKLGNLRRTHMCGELTKDNINEQVVLMGWVQKRRNLGGLIFVDLRDITGISQIVFDNEISVESFEKADAIRSEYVIAIKGKVVERQSKNKELATGDIEVFVNELKILDKSETPPIYIKDNDEVSEKMRLQYRFLDLRKSYMQNNIKIRHKTAKIVRNFFDENNFLEIETPVLNKPTPEGARDYLVPSRVNPGKFYALPQSPQLMKQLLMVSGMDRYYQIVKCFRDEDLRANRQPEFTQIDAEMSFVDIDDVISINEKLIYKIFKEIKGIEIDLPIKRMKYDEAMESYGSDKPDLRFEFKIKNISNVVENSEFKVFSGAIASGGSVRAINIKGYENEFSRKKISKLEKYIKTYGAKGLAWIKMNEEGISSPILKFLSEEEIGEIKQELDIEKGDIVFIVADKDKIVFDSLGHLRIEVAKTLDIIDEDIFEMVWITDFPLFEYDEDEDRYVAKHHPFTHPVDEDIPLLETEPEKVKAKAYDIVINGDEIAGGSIRINNTELQQKMFRALGFTEEEAWKKFGFLLEAFKYGVPPHGGIAYGFDRLVMLLTGMKNIRDVIAFPKTQNATSLLTEAPTEITEEQLKELSIQVNMSELK is encoded by the coding sequence ATGATTGAAAAATTAGGAAATTTAAGAAGAACTCATATGTGTGGTGAATTAACAAAAGATAATATAAATGAGCAAGTTGTACTTATGGGATGGGTACAAAAGAGAAGAAATTTAGGGGGATTAATATTTGTTGATTTAAGAGATATTACAGGTATTTCACAAATAGTATTTGATAATGAAATTTCTGTTGAAAGTTTTGAAAAAGCAGATGCAATTAGAAGTGAATATGTTATTGCAATAAAAGGAAAAGTTGTAGAAAGACAATCTAAAAATAAAGAACTTGCTACAGGTGATATAGAAGTTTTTGTAAATGAACTTAAAATATTAGATAAATCAGAAACACCACCTATTTATATAAAAGATAATGATGAAGTATCTGAAAAAATGAGACTTCAATATAGATTTTTAGATCTTAGAAAGTCATATATGCAAAATAATATTAAAATAAGACATAAAACAGCAAAAATTGTGAGAAATTTTTTTGATGAAAATAATTTTTTAGAAATAGAAACACCTGTACTCAACAAGCCTACTCCAGAAGGAGCAAGAGATTATCTAGTACCAAGTAGAGTTAATCCAGGAAAATTTTATGCATTACCTCAGTCTCCACAACTTATGAAACAACTTTTAATGGTTTCTGGTATGGATAGATATTATCAAATAGTAAAATGTTTTAGAGATGAAGATTTGAGAGCAAATAGACAACCTGAATTTACTCAAATTGATGCAGAAATGTCATTTGTAGATATTGACGATGTTATATCTATAAATGAAAAACTTATATATAAAATATTTAAAGAAATAAAAGGTATAGAAATAGATTTACCTATAAAGAGAATGAAGTATGATGAAGCCATGGAAAGTTATGGTTCAGATAAACCTGATTTACGTTTTGAATTTAAAATAAAAAACATATCAAATGTTGTTGAAAACTCTGAATTCAAAGTGTTTAGTGGAGCAATAGCTAGTGGTGGAAGTGTAAGAGCTATAAATATAAAAGGATATGAAAATGAATTTAGTAGAAAAAAGATTTCTAAACTTGAAAAATACATTAAAACTTATGGTGCAAAAGGACTTGCATGGATTAAAATGAATGAAGAAGGTATTAGTTCTCCTATATTAAAGTTTTTAAGTGAAGAAGAAATAGGGGAAATAAAACAAGAATTAGATATAGAAAAAGGAGATATAGTATTTATAGTTGCAGATAAAGATAAAATAGTTTTTGATTCACTTGGTCACTTGAGAATTGAAGTTGCAAAAACATTAGATATTATAGATGAAGATATATTTGAAATGGTTTGGATAACTGATTTCCCACTATTTGAATATGATGAAGATGAAGATAGATATGTAGCTAAACATCATCCATTTACTCATCCTGTTGATGAAGATATACCATTACTTGAAACTGAACCTGAAAAGGTGAAAGCAAAGGCTTATGATATTGTTATAAATGGTGACGAAATAGCAGGTGGTAGTATAAGAATAAATAATACAGAATTACAGCAAAAAATGTTTAGAGCTCTTGGATTTACAGAAGAAGAAGCATGGAAAAAGTTTGGATTTTTACTTGAAGCTTTTAAATATGGAGTACCACCACATGGAGGAATAGCATATGGATTTGATAGACTTGTAATGCTTCTTACAGGAATGAAGAACATAAGAGATGTTATAGCATTTCCTAAAACACAAAATGCTACATCCCTTCTTACAGAGGCTCCTACAGAAATAACAGAAGAACAGTTAAAAGAACTTTCTATACAAGTTAATATGAGTGAATTGAAATAG
- the hisS gene encoding histidine--tRNA ligase, protein MLTRAPRGTKDVLPNESYKWQYLEKTFREVCNSFGYKEIRTPTFEHTELFERGVGETTDVVQKEMYTFLDKGDRSITLKPEGTASAARLYVENKLYADAQPIKTFYITPVFRYERPQKGRLREHHQFGVEVYGSENPSIDAEVISILDNLYERLEIQGIELQINSIGCSKCRPNYDKALKEYLSERLDKLCETCNSRFDTNPMRILDCKNDNCQMELKEAPTILDYLCDECSEHFDGVKNYLDNLEIDYIVNPRIVRGLDYYTKTAFEFISSEIGAKSTVCGGGRYDGLVEQVGGPSTPAIGFGMGIERLILTLENNNIEIPKEDDLDIFIVTMGDKAKSLAMKIVKDLRNLGISSDLDHLDRSVKAQFKYSNKLNSTYTIVIGDNEIENKSIKIKNMKTGDQKDLSLENVVESIEERLRR, encoded by the coding sequence ATGTTAACAAGAGCACCAAGAGGAACTAAAGATGTATTACCTAATGAGTCTTATAAATGGCAATACCTAGAAAAAACATTTAGAGAAGTTTGTAATAGTTTTGGTTATAAGGAAATAAGAACTCCTACCTTTGAGCATACTGAATTGTTTGAAAGAGGTGTAGGAGAAACTACAGATGTAGTACAGAAGGAAATGTATACTTTTTTAGATAAAGGTGATAGGAGTATAACATTAAAACCTGAAGGAACTGCTTCAGCTGCAAGATTATATGTAGAAAATAAACTTTATGCTGATGCACAGCCTATAAAAACTTTTTATATAACACCTGTCTTTAGATATGAAAGACCACAAAAAGGGAGACTTAGAGAACATCATCAATTTGGTGTAGAAGTATATGGTAGTGAGAATCCTTCAATAGATGCTGAAGTAATTAGTATTTTGGACAATTTATATGAAAGGCTTGAAATTCAAGGTATAGAATTACAAATTAATAGTATAGGGTGTTCCAAGTGTAGACCTAATTATGATAAAGCTTTAAAGGAATACTTAAGTGAAAGATTAGATAAATTGTGTGAAACATGTAATTCAAGATTTGATACGAATCCTATGAGAATATTAGATTGTAAAAATGATAATTGTCAAATGGAGTTAAAAGAAGCTCCAACTATTTTAGATTATTTATGTGATGAATGTAGTGAACATTTTGATGGAGTAAAAAATTATTTAGATAATCTGGAAATCGATTATATTGTGAATCCAAGAATTGTTAGAGGACTAGATTATTACACAAAAACAGCATTTGAATTTATATCTTCTGAAATAGGTGCTAAAAGCACAGTATGTGGTGGAGGTAGATATGACGGTCTAGTTGAACAAGTAGGAGGGCCAAGTACACCTGCTATAGGATTTGGAATGGGTATAGAGAGATTAATTCTTACTTTAGAAAATAATAATATAGAAATACCAAAAGAAGATGATTTAGATATATTTATAGTTACAATGGGTGATAAAGCAAAATCACTTGCTATGAAAATAGTAAAAGATTTAAGGAATCTTGGAATATCTTCAGATTTAGATCATTTAGATAGAAGTGTAAAAGCTCAATTCAAATATTCCAACAAGTTAAATTCTACTTATACAATAGTTATAGGAGACAATGAGATAGAAAATAAAAGTATTAAAATAAAAAATATGAAAACTGGAGATCAAAAAGATCTTAGCTTAGAAAATGTTGTAGAGTCTATAGAGGAAAGACTTAGGAGGTAA